One part of the Macrobrachium rosenbergii isolate ZJJX-2024 chromosome 3, ASM4041242v1, whole genome shotgun sequence genome encodes these proteins:
- the LOC136850904 gene encoding histone H4-like, which yields MTGRGKGGKGLGKGGAKRHRKVLRDNIQVSPSLPSVVKRISGSSTKKLVGCSSIPRERHQGCRHLHRTRQEEDCHCHGRRLDGFGGCYGPLTMPTHLEEIQDDVAANTPLLST from the coding sequence ATGACTGGCCGCGGCAAGGGAGGCAAGGGTCTCGGAAAGGGAGGAGCCAAGAGGCACAGGAAGGTGCTTCGCGACAACATCCAGGTATCACCAAGCCTGCCATCCGTCGTAAAGCGTATCTCCGGTTCATCTACGAAGAAACTCGTGGGGTGCTCAAGTATTCCTCGAGAACGTCATCAGGGATGCCGTCACCTACACCGAACACGCCAAGAGGAAGACTGTCACTGCCATGGACGTCGTCTAGACGGTTTCGGTGGTTGTTATGGCCCCCTGACCATGCCAACACATCTTGAAGAAATTCAAGATGATGTTGCTGCTAatacgcccttgctttccacctga